The sequence agtctgaGAACTTCTGGAGGGTACTAAATAGGGGAAGATTAGAGAGAAGCAAAGGGAGATTGGAGGACAATAGTACTATCAAGatggagacacacacagagattgAGAGAAGCCCAGTGAAATTTTGAGGGTACACTGATAGCAGAGAatctaaatcagggtttccccaactagagtctccagctgttttggggctacaactcctatcatccctagctagcaggatcagtggtcagggatgtggaTCCCCAGAGCCAGGGACAAACTTTGGGCCTCCTGCCAGGTCTCCCTGTATGACCCTTGCAATGCCACcgaggccacaccccttctcccaggccacacccctcactggtcctgctacatGCCCTCCTCAACTGCTTTTCCACCCGTGATGCCTCCTGTCTGGCATATTTCCAATGTGATCAGCCCAGATGGGGATATTCTCACATTCAGGGGATTTCTTTCCTATTTTAAATGTCTTCAATTTTCAGGACCCAATATTATTCCTGATCAGGAAAGGCTTTGGCCCACTTGGTGAAATAAATGTGAATTTTCTGACAGCTACAGAAACTGCTCGGATAACAGAATTGTCTCTCCCTCGGGACACGTTTATTAACTCAGCCCTCTTCCCAGGTGGTTATTTTTGTGTTCCATAGGCTCTGGAATGAAACTGAAACTTCTCCCACCCCTTAGAAGCTGAAATAGGGATCCTCCCAGCTCATGAGAACATAACAggcctgctggatgagaccaaaggcccatgtagtccagcatcctgttctcaggggggccaaccagattcccctgGGAAGCCtgcgagcaggacctgagcataacagcactcttcccacctgtgaTTCATGGCAACTGCCATTCAGAGGCCCACAGCCTCCCATCTCCCCTTGGCTCCAGCCAGCGTAGCCAAAAGAAATGTgagtccagcaccatctggagggccatggtttCCAATCTGTACCTTAGGCCCCAGACATTTAATGCACTCTCGTTCCACTTTgccagccatggtttcccccaaagaatcctggaaactattaagggtgctgactgagagttattcccctcacagagctacaattcccagagttccctgggaaaagggaccTGTTTttaaagccactctgggaatctgAGGCCTGCGAGGAGAATTAGGGGCCTCCTAAAAGctttcagcacccttcacaaactacagttccaaggatGTTTTGTGGCAAAACCGTTCAATTGTTTTAAAGGCCTGATGCAGAATAGGCCTTACACTGAGCAGCCATTCGGCTTCCCTTCCGTATGGCTTCTCTTGTGCGTAACGAGGGATGGTTTCCGACAGAAGCTTTTCCTGCACTCTGAGCACTTGTATGGCTTCTCCCCAGTATGCACTCTTTCATGTATTGCCAGGTAAGCACCAGTGCTGATGCCTTTGCCGCAAACGGTTCATTTGTACGGTCTTTCTCCCGCGTGAGTCCTCTTGTGCCTAACCAGAGATTGTTTCCggctgaaactcttcccacagTCCAAGCATTCATAGAGATTCTTCCCCGTGTGCATGCCCTCATGTTTCACAAGCGACCCTTTCTGACCGAAGGCTTTCCCGCACACTGAACACTCGTATGGTTTCTCTCCGGTGTGTGTCCCCTCGTGCCGGATGAGATCCGACCTCTGGATGAACCGGTTCTCGCAGCttgagcactgatagggtttctcgccCGTGTGGGCCCTGATGTGCCTCAGCAGGCAAGAGCTATCCCGGTAGCTCTTGCCGCACTCAGGGCATTCGtaaggcttctctcccgtgtgggttcTCTTGTGTTTAATAAGGGACGGCTTCTGAgtgaagcttttcccgcactcGACGCATGTGAAAGGGCTCTCCCCGGTGTGCACCCGAACGTGCCTCTTCAGATGTGAGCTAGTGCCGAAAGTCTTTCCACAGTGAGTGCAGTCgaagggtttctccccagtgtggattcTCATATGGGCTCGGAGGTGAGAGTTGCTGTGGAAACTTTTCCCACAGTGCGAGCATTCATATGGCTTGTCATCCATGTGAGCCAAAGTGTGCTTCCTAAAGTCTCCTCTCTCTGCAAAGCTTTCTACACAATCTGAACATCTGTAGGGCCTCTCTCCCGCGTGGGCTCTCTGGTGTATAATTAACGATGAACTCTCGTTGAAACTTCTCCCGCAGTAAACACATGCATAAGGCTTGCCCTCCCTTTCTACTTCCATACTTTCAAGGGAGTCAGTGTTTTGGCGGAGATTTCTGCTGCCCTCAGTGGCTCTCATTTTCCTCCTATGCCTGCTGTGGCTTCCATTTTGGAAGGTACTTTGAGACAGTCCTCTATCACCCCTCTCACAGAAAGAGACCTCTTCGGCTGCCTTCTCCGGATGCTTCCCACAGTATTCTTCTGGGTCCAACTGACATCCAGGGGTCTCTTCTGGCTCAGCAATCTGAAAGTCTCTCTCTTGGGTTGTGCTCAACCATCTTCTTCCAAGGCTTGAGAGTTCGGATTCTTCTGTCTCCTCATTCTTCCATGCTAGAAACGAAAAGAGCCTTTATTTCATTTGTGTGCTTTAGTTACTCAGTTGTGGCGCccgcccttcagatgtcaaggaaataaatagctatctgacttttagaagacatccgaaggcagcctgtttagggaagtttttaatgtctgatgttttattgaatttttaatattttgttggaagctgtccagagtggctggggaaacccagtcagatgggtggggtaaaaataaaatattattattaattattattagtattattattagattGAACCTCACAACTGGACGGCTGCAATGGGGGTTTCCCTTGTGGCTGGTCCAGAAGCTGTGGCCAGGTTATCAAGAGGAGAAATTGGACATGCACATATTACGCCTTTACTGGGGGAATAGCACTGGTTGCTGTTACTTTGTCCTGAAGAGTCTGTGTCAGAACCAGGCCTGAAACACCCAAAACAGGGGTGCGGAATCGGTTGCCTTCCAGaacttgctggactccaactcccttcatccctggtcACTGGCTACAGTGGCTGCGGCAGAAGGGAGCTGGAGACccaacagcatttggaaggccacagcaGGTTCCCTTCCTCTGGGCTCAACTGTTCAGACAGTAACACTTACCTAGCAAGTTGGCCTCCCTGTCAGCTTCCTGCTTGACTTCCATGGTGGGTTCCACTATGTCTAATGGTACCTGCTTTGACTTGGGGAGAATAACAGCCACATCGTTCAAAGGCTTGGGTCCCTGAAAACAGTAAGAGGAGAATGATATCACCATgagatagaatcagagaattgtagagttggtagggaccTCCTCCtgtagtccaatgcaggaatctccgctaAAGCATCAATGATAGATGTccacccaacatctgcttaaaaacctccaaggaaggagtctcTGCAAACTGATAAAGAGCACAGATCACGTGTAATTCAAAGGTTGCCAATTGTGGAACTCCCAATACGCTAAGTCTAGTGCTGTCTCTCATGCCAACAGGAGGAGGCATCTGTCAACAGAACAAGGAGGGCAATCTTTTGCTGATTCTCCTCATCCCACCACCCCacacagcagctccctcccatacTGTACCAAAGGGCACACCAACCCTCTGGCAGTGATTTTGGGGGTGGCACGTGGGGGACTGTAGGGAGGGAAGGGATGTCACAAGCCCCACTATGCAAGCCATCACCATTAGAGGTGCTATTAGACAGGTCcttttgtcagggactgggcagaggaggaatggtggagaccacctccccagcctgccCTTCCAGacaagaagacagttcagaattacaacaggggtttgagggaggtcacagctcagaggaagataagggggaaagttgggaaataatgggagaggaggaggaggaggaggcagagctggagcagctggctgacacgttatcactagaaagcattccagacccaccatctcccagaacccagcaagccttaaaagtaggagagcaaagggctcagaagcaaagggcccttAGGGCCACCTGTAAAAgagatgacgaatgaggaagagggaggaaaagggggTGGAAATTCTCTTGGGACAAcaccaagaggctgcattccaaAGCCTCTctttgtaaatattgaataaaagcagatggtaaggactttcccttgtcttatccattcctggcaaccttcctgtcagggaagagttagagttagaagtttccagtttcccagagggagaatgtTTTCcccaagggagggaggagagcagtgaatctaacagaagagagcaacaggaacaacagggagggacaggATGTTCctaggaaaggcaagggttaagttctagctcagattcagaggaggggagatacaagccagctctagccaggaggttagaaaaaagagcgggaaagcgaagggaagagtgccttcgccattttgagggtggctggtcacggagaagcagagctcagaaggtatctgaaataagtgactctgaggaagaatAGTTAGAGATAAGGATCatttaaaagtttgtttgttaatacacaataaaaagttataaaagaacaagaagcgtttgtgtggtgatctgaagggGACAATGACCAGTCCTGACACTGCCATGGGGTTTGGTTCCTCTGACTCCTGGCACCAAAACCACAAAGATTCCCTACCAGGGAAATTAGCCACACTTTATCTCTTGCAGAAGCAGCCACTTAAGGCacatctaagaacataagaagagccctgatggatcaggccaaagtcccatctccccctccccacctctgtGAATTCTAGCGATTCAGAATACACACGGCCTCTGACAACAGCGGTATCACAGCTAGCGCCGGAATCTGTCTGGTAAGAAATGAGGCCCACCAGTGTGGGAAGAGGCCAGTAATAAAATTCAggactttggcctgattcaggagGGGGTCTTACGAGCGGGTCCACCAGAGAACATTTGACCAAGAGCCCTCTCAAACCAGGAGACAGCCCTGATCATGCCAGACACTGCGTACCTGGTGAGGTTCCTcagcctcctggtagcagaattGGATGATGGCGCCCTTGTCCACAATCTCTTCCTTCACTTTCACAAGGGAATAGAGGCTTCTTGGGCTTGACGGAGGCTTGTTTCCTTTCCTTCAGTCCCATGGGTGTCATCAGCTACTGCAACAAGGGAGCCCGGGAATGGCTTCCTATTCTTCCTTGAATGGGGGGCCAGTGGAGACTCCATTTTCTTCAAATATGCTTCCCACCGTACATCCCCGTTCCATAAACGCTCCCCCTCCAGATCCTACTTAAT comes from Podarcis raffonei isolate rPodRaf1 chromosome 2, rPodRaf1.pri, whole genome shotgun sequence and encodes:
- the LOC128408781 gene encoding LOW QUALITY PROTEIN: zinc finger and SCAN domain-containing protein 2-like (The sequence of the model RefSeq protein was modified relative to this genomic sequence to represent the inferred CDS: substituted 1 base at 1 genomic stop codon) encodes the protein MENWVQDRGPEICAQVVALAEDFLLRQQEKERWGVQALATDLSDTELPPSDTEQEQSLKQEDEDTVSLAGDGKEGEIEEDDNLVQEDSEADGTSLGGDNWDILETGETSGSRQGSDGHKKQKDIPIPPYDQDPWDLKEPRIRARIYNYGGLKMCMDCGKTFKQSSSLYRHRRLHTGEKPYGCPECGKSFSRKSHLIAHERTHTGEKPYDCAECGKSFSRKSHLITHERIHTGEKPYKCGECGKCFSQSSALVAHERSHTGEKPFTCPDCGKNFHRRSGLSAHERTHTGEKPYKCTECGKSFSQSSGLLAHERTHTGEKPYRCTECGKSFCERTALVRHLRTHTGEKPYTCTECGKSFSQSSGLLAHERTHTGEKPYKCSDCGKSFGHRSDLLRHQRILKRGKPYKCSECGKCFGRGSDLLQHQQIHTGEKPYKCSHCGKCFSWRSNLIKHERIHTKVKTYKCAAWKGNKPPSSPRSLYSLVKVKEEIVDKGAIIQFCYQEAEEPHQGPKPLNDVAVILPKSKQVPLDIVEPTMEVKQEADREANLLAWKNEETEESELSSLGRRWLSTTQERDFQIAEPEETPGCQLDPEEYCGKHPEKAAEEVSFCERGDRGLSQSTFQNGSHSRHRRKMRATEGSRNLRQNTDSLESMEVEREGKPYACVYCGRSFNESSSLIIHQRAHAGERPYRCSDCVESFAERGDFRKHTLAHMDDKPYECSHCGKSFHSNSHLRAHMRIHTGEKPFDCTHCGKTFGTSSHLKRHVRVHTGESPFTCVECGKSFTQKPSLIKHKRTHTGEKPYECPECGKSYRDSSCLLRHIRAHTGEKPYQCSSCENRFIQRSDLIRHEGTHTGEKPYECSVCGKAFGQKGSLVKHEGMHTGKNLYECLDCGKSFSRKQSLVRHKRTHAGERPYKXTVCGKGISTGAYLAIHERVHTGEKPYKCSECRKSFCRKPSLVTHKRSHTEGKPNGCSV